The following proteins are encoded in a genomic region of Tenacibaculum sp. 190524A05c:
- a CDS encoding acyl-ACP desaturase, whose protein sequence is MSINNIRKEVMKTLESKIHGFVDDFLIPIEKIWQPTDFLPNSQNENFIEEVKEIQEISKELDDDFWTVLIGDTITEEALPTYESWLMELDGVKQDPDNGWAKWVRAWTAEENRHGDVLNKYLYLSGRVNMREVEISTQHLIADGFDIGTSTDPYKNFVYTSFQELATYVSHNNVAKIARKKGHKLLARMSKIIAGDEMRHHKAYTAFVKEIFKIDPSEMMLAFEQMMRHKIVMPAMHLRESFNAKGSLFDDFSTVAQRIGVYTGFDYVDILRKLNETWEIDKITGLTAEAEKARDYLMKLPDRMYRITERIVIPDTEFKFKWMIPA, encoded by the coding sequence ATGTCGATAAACAATATAAGAAAAGAAGTGATGAAAACCTTGGAGAGTAAAATCCATGGTTTTGTAGATGATTTTTTAATACCAATTGAAAAAATATGGCAACCGACAGATTTCCTTCCGAATTCGCAAAATGAAAATTTTATTGAAGAAGTAAAGGAAATTCAGGAAATATCAAAAGAACTTGACGATGATTTTTGGACCGTTTTAATCGGAGATACAATTACCGAAGAAGCGCTACCAACATATGAATCATGGTTAATGGAACTAGATGGTGTTAAACAAGATCCAGATAATGGTTGGGCAAAATGGGTAAGAGCATGGACCGCTGAAGAAAATCGTCATGGAGATGTGTTAAACAAGTACCTATATCTTTCAGGTAGAGTAAATATGAGAGAAGTTGAAATTTCTACTCAACATTTAATTGCAGATGGTTTTGATATTGGAACATCTACAGATCCATATAAAAACTTTGTATATACAAGTTTCCAAGAGTTGGCAACGTATGTTTCGCATAATAATGTGGCAAAAATTGCGCGTAAAAAAGGACATAAATTGTTAGCAAGAATGTCAAAAATTATCGCAGGAGACGAGATGAGACATCATAAAGCGTATACAGCATTCGTAAAGGAAATATTCAAAATAGATCCTAGTGAAATGATGTTGGCCTTTGAGCAAATGATGAGACATAAAATTGTGATGCCGGCAATGCACTTAAGAGAGTCATTTAATGCAAAAGGTAGCTTATTTGATGATTTTTCTACAGTTGCACAAAGAATAGGAGTTTATACAGGTTTTGACTATGTAGATATTCTTAGAAAGTTAAATGAAACTTGGGAAATTGATAAAATTACAGGCTTAACAGCAGAAGCTGAAAAGGCGAGAGATTATTTAATGAAACTTCCAGATAGAATGTATCGAATTACAGAGCGAATTGTGATTCCCGATACAGAGTTTAAATTTAAATGGATGATTCCAGCATAA
- a CDS encoding DUF1905 domain-containing protein has protein sequence MNSKITYTFSGKLWKDSPNGGWHFVSLPKDISKEIRTQNQWMEEGWGRLKATAEIFNLQWNTSIWFDTKMETYLLPIKADIRRKTKIKIDEILDVKIFI, from the coding sequence TTGAATTCAAAAATCACATATACTTTCTCCGGAAAACTATGGAAAGATTCACCTAATGGTGGTTGGCATTTTGTATCCTTACCAAAAGATATTTCTAAAGAAATAAGAACACAAAATCAGTGGATGGAAGAAGGCTGGGGAAGACTAAAAGCTACAGCCGAAATTTTTAATCTTCAATGGAATACTTCCATTTGGTTTGATACTAAAATGGAAACTTATTTACTTCCAATAAAGGCAGATATCCGAAGAAAAACTAAGATTAAAATAGACGAAATCTTAGACGTCAAAATATTTATCTAA
- a CDS encoding T9SS type A sorting domain-containing protein has protein sequence MKKITMLAIVLAYFTCLFTNAQTQVGSTVFASSTDENFAETVTMSSDGKVLAISADGTDTTNGSGTGYVRIYEFDNTSNNWVQKGNDILGDNSGDKFGNSLALNSDGNLLAIGIPLSDFYSFQSGIVKVYEFNSSTNQWEQKGTNLTDGLTDYFTGNSISFNSAGNRIAIGTPSSQSGGTHNGNIVIFDFDTTSNNWVQIGGTITGTENYTNLGYSVALDDTGNTVVAGGPGLYRNGNPAINGVVKIYQLTGNSWVQKGQNILGNETGDFFGATVDINANGDQIIVGALLNDENSENAGKVEIYQFENSNWTKKGGSILGNEGDKLGSAVKLNNSGDRITVGSNGFDTDKGKVETFKFLNNNWQKEGNAIIGTASGDRLGNSISIDQNGELVAMGSFRNDDVNNYFQVFNTNSTLSLNDIKNNLFRFYISNNILYINANNTLIHDVKMYNSLGQEIKLNSLNPEFSELQFTKAISSNIYFLKLHTDKGITNKKILFKKS, from the coding sequence ATGAAAAAAATTACAATGTTAGCCATTGTCCTGGCTTATTTTACCTGTTTATTTACCAATGCTCAAACTCAAGTAGGATCTACAGTTTTTGCCTCTTCTACCGACGAAAACTTTGCTGAGACTGTTACCATGAGTTCTGATGGAAAAGTGCTGGCAATTTCTGCTGACGGTACAGATACTACCAATGGCTCTGGAACAGGATACGTTAGAATTTATGAATTCGACAATACTTCTAATAATTGGGTTCAGAAGGGAAATGATATTCTTGGAGATAATTCAGGTGATAAGTTTGGTAATTCCTTAGCTTTAAATTCAGACGGAAATTTATTAGCAATTGGAATCCCTCTTAGCGATTTTTATAGCTTTCAATCAGGTATTGTCAAGGTCTATGAATTTAATTCATCAACAAATCAATGGGAACAAAAAGGTACTAATTTAACTGATGGTTTAACTGATTATTTTACTGGAAATAGTATTAGTTTTAATAGCGCTGGAAATAGAATTGCCATTGGAACACCTTCTTCACAATCAGGTGGAACACATAATGGAAATATTGTAATATTTGATTTTGATACAACTTCAAATAATTGGGTGCAAATTGGAGGTACTATCACAGGAACTGAAAACTATACAAATTTGGGGTATTCAGTAGCATTAGATGACACTGGAAATACAGTTGTTGCTGGTGGTCCAGGACTATATAGGAATGGAAACCCAGCTATTAATGGTGTAGTTAAAATTTATCAACTTACAGGAAATAGTTGGGTGCAAAAAGGTCAGAATATATTAGGGAATGAAACGGGAGACTTTTTTGGAGCAACTGTAGATATTAATGCTAATGGTGATCAAATCATTGTAGGAGCCTTGTTAAATGACGAAAATTCAGAAAATGCTGGTAAAGTAGAAATTTACCAATTCGAAAACTCAAATTGGACAAAAAAAGGAGGATCAATTTTAGGAAATGAAGGTGACAAATTAGGAAGTGCAGTAAAATTAAATAATAGCGGAGATAGAATTACAGTTGGTAGTAATGGTTTTGATACTGATAAAGGTAAAGTAGAAACCTTTAAATTTTTAAATAATAATTGGCAAAAAGAAGGAAACGCAATTATTGGAACTGCATCAGGTGATAGGCTAGGTAATTCTATTTCAATTGATCAAAATGGTGAGTTGGTCGCAATGGGTTCCTTTAGAAATGATGATGTAAATAATTACTTCCAAGTATTCAATACAAATTCAACTTTAAGTTTAAATGATATTAAGAATAATCTTTTTAGATTTTACATTAGTAATAATATTTTATACATCAATGCTAACAATACTCTGATACATGATGTTAAGATGTATAACTCATTAGGTCAAGAAATTAAGTTAAACTCACTTAATCCTGAATTCTCTGAACTTCAATTTACTAAAGCAATTAGTTCTAATATTTATTTCCTTAAACTTCATACTGATAAAGGAATAACTAACAAAAAAATCTTATTCAAAAAATCATAG
- a CDS encoding acyloxyacyl hydrolase, which produces MKIRFIIIVSLLVLSNSLYAQKETSKYKLGLNYGQASQDNFILGDTDYNYNNHFLKVQVNYLISTSNKWNYELTIEPSIYFVKYQLLNEQFIRPTDPNYMELRELYTQKRRFNEYALNIGLIVRYALLRNFSTYIQGSVGPMISGDDTERLKKGFAFSDILGLGFSWKQNNVILDLRFTLRHNSNLDLSLPNSGHNSAGIETGVLFNL; this is translated from the coding sequence ATGAAAATTCGCTTTATAATTATTGTTTCATTGTTAGTCCTAAGTAATAGTTTATATGCCCAAAAGGAAACTAGCAAGTACAAATTAGGTCTTAATTACGGGCAAGCATCTCAGGATAATTTTATTTTAGGTGATACAGATTATAACTATAATAATCACTTTCTAAAAGTTCAGGTTAATTATTTAATCTCAACATCAAATAAATGGAACTATGAACTAACAATTGAACCAAGTATCTACTTTGTGAAATACCAGTTATTAAACGAGCAATTTATTCGTCCTACCGATCCAAATTATATGGAATTGAGAGAACTTTATACACAAAAAAGACGATTTAACGAATATGCTTTAAACATTGGTTTAATAGTCCGTTACGCATTACTGAGAAATTTTAGCACATATATTCAAGGAAGCGTAGGCCCAATGATTTCCGGAGATGATACCGAAAGATTAAAAAAAGGGTTTGCTTTTTCTGATATTCTTGGTTTAGGTTTTTCATGGAAACAAAACAACGTCATTTTGGATTTACGTTTTACTTTACGACATAACTCAAATTTAGATTTATCGCTACCAAATAGCGGACATAATAGTGCCGGAATTGAGACTGGAGTCTTATTTAATTTATAA
- a CDS encoding amidohydrolase, with product MNTLNISLLQADLSWENPEENLSYFSSQIEQINNDVDLIVLPEMFTTGFSMNASELAEEVNGTTVNWMKDIAKTKNSAVVGSVIITEENQYYNRLFFMFPSGEFEYYDKKHTFTLAKEHETYSSGTEKLLVEYKGWKICPLICYDLRFPVWARNVEDYDLLLYVASWPEKRISAWDALLKARAIENMSYTIGVNRIGEDGNDYAYVGHSIIVDCLGEALSQEKNEAAEIISVQINKNTQEEVRNKLGFLKDRDVFELKE from the coding sequence ATGAACACTTTAAATATTTCATTACTGCAAGCCGACTTATCATGGGAAAACCCTGAAGAAAACTTATCCTATTTTTCATCTCAAATAGAGCAGATTAACAATGATGTAGATCTTATTGTTTTACCAGAAATGTTTACAACAGGATTCTCTATGAATGCTTCTGAACTGGCTGAGGAAGTGAATGGAACAACTGTGAATTGGATGAAAGACATTGCTAAAACCAAAAATAGTGCGGTAGTAGGTAGTGTTATTATTACAGAAGAAAATCAATATTACAATCGTTTATTCTTCATGTTTCCTTCGGGAGAATTCGAGTACTATGATAAAAAGCATACGTTTACTTTAGCTAAAGAGCATGAAACGTATAGTTCTGGAACAGAAAAATTATTAGTAGAATATAAAGGATGGAAAATTTGTCCGCTTATTTGCTATGATTTACGTTTTCCTGTTTGGGCAAGAAATGTGGAGGATTATGATTTACTTCTTTATGTGGCAAGTTGGCCAGAAAAAAGAATTAGTGCTTGGGATGCGCTATTAAAAGCTAGAGCTATTGAAAATATGAGTTATACTATTGGTGTAAATAGAATTGGAGAAGATGGAAATGATTATGCATATGTTGGTCACTCAATTATTGTAGATTGTTTAGGAGAAGCTCTATCTCAAGAGAAAAACGAAGCTGCAGAAATTATTTCTGTTCAAATTAATAAAAACACACAAGAAGAAGTTAGAAATAAACTTGGGTTTTTAAAGGATAGAGATGTTTTTGAACTTAAAGAATAG
- a CDS encoding PD-(D/E)XK nuclease family protein: MQTFIQETIQDILKTTTSFENVTFILPSNRAGVFVKQALKDAQVTGFLPEILNIEEFTERVSGIRKIDSIQLLFYFYKIYKELEEKPDAFDVFSSWAFTVLQDFNEIDQHLVNSEEVFIYVRDVQRLRNWSVKGTFQETELMKNHFAFMEKLNEYYNALYSFLLENNVGYQGCMYREATKNIESFLEEHTQKQFFFIGFNALNKAEEFLIKEMLASRNTKTYWDIDESFLNSRHQAGNFIRKYKTSWKHYQQKELSIVSTNFSQKKNIQLIGAAKNISQMKYVGELLSNMENHNNTALVLADESLLPITLNSLPESVESINITMGYPLKDIPLTSLFLSLFQLFISQEKLQKKVSKQFYYKDVIKVIKQPLIHRLLLIENRSVSDEITTAIHNNNLTFVSKDFLDSYLVKTEDTIQNLVGNLFMFSGDVSEFLNTILELIDSLKSIVSGLEKEFLFRYYTAFMQLHNLQLEFGYFSDLKTLYQFFKQLITSESLSFQGEPLAGLQLMGMLETRLLDFETVILTSVNEGILPANSKQTSFIPFDAKVQYGLPTYREKDAIFSYHFFRLLQRAKNVYLIYNTENDSFGGGEKSRFITQLELLKKDIKTTFISPKVNSNVQYKKDVQKNDAVLLKLEELAKKGISPSALTNYLYNPIAFYQKKVLKIKEFDEIEEEVAFNTLGIVVHETLRELYEPYLGKFIVLEDVRQMKPKIEEFIQKNFKIHFKNGDVTTGKNRLIFEVASRFVSNFLNQEIALLKDESNKLKIVAVEKDYEAFITVDGIDFPIKIHGQVDRIDELNGITRIIDYKTGSVKPSDLKVPFLEEICDFKYSKAIQVLLYAFMYLESENVKENSEMQAGIVSFKKLQSGFMKLNFSEKFRGEDFNVTPERVYAFIEEIKILIKEIYNPEVDFIEPSELPF, from the coding sequence ATGCAAACATTTATTCAGGAAACAATTCAAGACATTCTAAAAACGACTACAAGTTTTGAAAATGTAACCTTTATTTTGCCCTCTAATCGTGCTGGAGTTTTTGTAAAACAAGCACTAAAAGATGCGCAGGTAACGGGCTTTTTACCTGAAATATTAAATATAGAAGAGTTTACCGAACGCGTATCTGGAATTCGAAAAATAGATAGTATCCAATTACTTTTTTACTTCTATAAAATATACAAAGAATTAGAAGAGAAACCTGATGCTTTTGATGTGTTTTCTTCTTGGGCTTTTACCGTTTTGCAAGACTTTAATGAGATTGATCAGCATTTAGTGAATTCAGAAGAAGTATTCATTTATGTTAGAGACGTACAGCGATTACGAAATTGGTCTGTAAAAGGAACATTTCAGGAAACGGAACTTATGAAAAATCATTTTGCTTTTATGGAAAAGTTGAATGAGTATTACAATGCTTTGTATTCTTTTTTACTGGAAAATAATGTTGGATATCAGGGTTGTATGTATAGAGAAGCAACTAAGAATATCGAATCTTTTTTAGAAGAGCACACACAAAAGCAATTCTTTTTTATTGGTTTCAACGCACTGAATAAAGCAGAGGAATTTCTAATCAAAGAAATGTTAGCATCAAGAAACACAAAAACCTATTGGGATATTGATGAGTCCTTTTTAAATTCTCGACATCAAGCTGGTAATTTCATTAGAAAGTACAAAACATCTTGGAAGCATTACCAACAAAAAGAGCTTAGTATTGTTAGTACTAATTTCTCTCAAAAAAAGAATATTCAACTCATTGGAGCAGCGAAGAATATTTCGCAAATGAAATATGTTGGAGAGCTACTTTCTAACATGGAAAATCATAACAATACAGCTTTGGTATTGGCTGATGAATCGCTACTGCCAATTACGCTAAATTCTTTACCTGAAAGTGTTGAATCTATAAACATCACTATGGGATATCCATTAAAAGATATTCCGTTAACCAGTTTGTTTTTGTCTCTTTTTCAATTGTTCATTTCACAAGAAAAATTACAGAAGAAAGTAAGCAAACAATTTTATTATAAAGATGTAATTAAGGTGATTAAGCAGCCTTTAATTCATCGTTTGTTATTGATTGAGAATCGATCGGTTTCAGATGAAATTACAACTGCAATACATAATAATAACCTAACTTTCGTTTCTAAAGACTTTTTAGATTCATATTTGGTAAAAACAGAAGATACTATTCAAAATCTTGTTGGAAACCTTTTTATGTTTAGTGGAGATGTAAGTGAGTTTTTGAATACTATTTTAGAGCTTATCGATAGTTTGAAGTCAATTGTAAGTGGGTTGGAAAAGGAATTCTTGTTTCGTTATTACACGGCTTTTATGCAGTTACATAACTTACAGCTCGAGTTTGGTTATTTCTCAGATTTAAAAACATTATATCAATTCTTCAAGCAGTTGATAACATCAGAAAGTTTATCGTTTCAAGGAGAGCCATTAGCAGGATTGCAATTAATGGGAATGTTAGAAACTCGTTTACTAGATTTTGAAACCGTTATTCTTACATCCGTAAATGAAGGAATTTTACCAGCGAATTCAAAACAAACTTCTTTTATTCCTTTTGATGCAAAAGTTCAATATGGGTTACCAACCTATCGAGAGAAAGATGCAATTTTCTCCTATCACTTTTTCCGTTTACTACAAAGAGCAAAAAATGTGTATTTAATTTACAATACAGAAAATGATTCTTTTGGTGGCGGTGAAAAAAGTAGATTTATAACTCAGCTTGAGTTGCTGAAAAAAGATATTAAAACCACTTTCATTAGCCCGAAAGTAAATTCCAATGTTCAATACAAAAAAGACGTTCAAAAAAACGATGCTGTGTTGTTGAAGTTAGAAGAATTGGCTAAGAAAGGAATTTCACCTTCTGCATTAACCAATTACTTGTACAATCCTATTGCTTTTTATCAGAAGAAAGTATTGAAAATAAAAGAGTTTGATGAAATTGAAGAAGAAGTGGCTTTCAATACGTTAGGAATCGTAGTGCATGAAACCTTAAGAGAATTGTATGAACCTTATTTAGGCAAGTTTATAGTGCTTGAAGATGTAAGGCAAATGAAACCTAAAATTGAAGAGTTTATACAGAAAAACTTTAAGATTCACTTTAAAAATGGAGATGTTACTACAGGAAAAAATAGGTTGATATTTGAAGTGGCAAGTCGTTTTGTGAGTAATTTCTTGAACCAAGAAATTGCGCTTTTGAAAGACGAATCAAATAAACTGAAAATAGTTGCAGTTGAAAAAGATTACGAAGCTTTTATCACTGTGGATGGAATTGATTTTCCAATTAAAATTCATGGTCAGGTAGATAGAATTGATGAGTTAAATGGCATAACAAGGATAATCGATTATAAAACGGGAAGTGTAAAGCCTTCAGATTTAAAGGTTCCGTTTTTAGAAGAGATTTGCGACTTTAAATACAGTAAAGCAATTCAAGTTTTGCTCTATGCATTCATGTATTTAGAAAGTGAAAATGTAAAAGAAAACTCTGAGATGCAAGCTGGAATTGTATCGTTTAAAAAACTACAATCAGGATTTATGAAACTTAATTTTTCGGAGAAGTTCAGAGGAGAGGATTTCAACGTAACACCAGAAAGAGTTTATGCTTTTATAGAAGAGATTAAGATTTTAATCAAAGAGATTTATAATCCTGAAGTCGATTTTATAGAACCTAGCGAATTGCCTTTTTAG
- a CDS encoding GNAT family N-acetyltransferase translates to MLIFTQTSTETELHQILELQQQNLPKGLSDEEKKQEGFVTVEHDFETLFKMHEIHPHIIAKYNNKVVGYALSMSTVFKDSIPVLIPMFTELEKLDIDQNFIIMGQVCVDKKHRGKGIFRGLYKKMSTVFTGKYSSIVTEIDAKNIRSVNAHNAIGFTTISEYPAHNQV, encoded by the coding sequence ATGTTAATTTTCACACAAACTTCTACTGAAACTGAACTTCATCAAATTTTAGAATTGCAACAGCAAAATTTACCTAAAGGATTAAGTGATGAAGAAAAAAAACAAGAGGGATTTGTAACGGTTGAACATGATTTTGAGACACTTTTTAAAATGCACGAAATTCATCCACATATTATTGCAAAATACAATAACAAAGTTGTTGGATATGCTTTATCAATGTCAACTGTTTTTAAAGATTCCATTCCTGTATTAATTCCCATGTTTACAGAATTGGAAAAGTTAGATATTGATCAGAATTTTATCATCATGGGACAAGTTTGCGTGGATAAAAAACATCGTGGTAAAGGAATCTTCAGAGGTTTATATAAAAAAATGAGTACTGTTTTTACTGGAAAGTATTCTAGTATTGTAACCGAAATCGATGCTAAAAACATTCGTTCGGTAAATGCTCATAACGCTATAGGATTTACAACTATTTCTGAATATCCTGCTCATAATCAGGTTTAG
- a CDS encoding phosphoglycerate kinase, translating into MKTINDFNFEDKKALIRVDFNVPLNDEFQVTDDTRIQSAKPTIIKILEDGGSCVLMSHLGRPKGVDEKFSLQHIVDKVSEVIGVQVKFVNDCVGASVEEAVAGLQNGEILLLENLRFHGEEKAGDVAFAEQLSKLGDVYVNDAFGTAHRAHASTAVIAQFFPENKCFGSLLAKEIESIDKVLNNSEKPVTAILGGAKVSSKIGVIENIIEKVDHIIVGGGMTFTFVKALGGSIGNSLVEEDKLQLALDILKIAKEKNTEIHLPVDAIIADNFANDANTQTVSTNEIPDGWMGLDVGPETSKKFAEVLANSNTILWNGPLGVFEMENFAKGTIELGNAIDAATKNGAFSLVGGGDSVAAVKQFGFADKVSYVSTGGGAMLESLEGKTLPGIDAILN; encoded by the coding sequence ATGAAGACAATCAACGATTTTAATTTTGAAGATAAGAAAGCATTAATCCGTGTAGATTTTAATGTGCCGTTAAACGATGAATTTCAAGTAACTGATGATACTAGAATTCAATCAGCAAAACCAACTATTATTAAAATTTTAGAAGATGGAGGAAGCTGTGTATTAATGTCGCATTTAGGTCGTCCAAAAGGTGTTGATGAAAAATTTTCTTTACAGCATATTGTTGATAAGGTAAGCGAAGTAATTGGTGTTCAAGTAAAGTTCGTAAACGATTGTGTTGGAGCTAGTGTTGAAGAAGCAGTAGCTGGATTACAAAACGGTGAGATTTTATTATTAGAAAATTTACGTTTTCATGGTGAAGAGAAAGCAGGAGATGTTGCTTTTGCTGAGCAACTTTCAAAGTTGGGAGATGTGTATGTAAATGATGCTTTTGGAACTGCTCATAGAGCTCATGCATCAACAGCAGTAATTGCACAATTCTTTCCAGAAAACAAATGTTTTGGATCTTTATTAGCGAAAGAAATTGAAAGTATTGATAAAGTATTAAACAATTCTGAAAAGCCTGTAACTGCAATTTTAGGTGGAGCAAAAGTATCTTCTAAAATTGGTGTGATTGAAAATATTATTGAGAAAGTAGATCATATTATTGTTGGTGGTGGAATGACGTTCACATTTGTAAAAGCCTTAGGAGGATCGATTGGAAATTCTTTAGTTGAAGAAGATAAGTTACAGTTAGCTTTAGATATTTTAAAAATTGCGAAAGAGAAAAATACAGAGATTCATTTGCCAGTAGATGCTATTATTGCGGATAATTTTGCTAACGATGCAAATACACAAACAGTGAGTACTAATGAAATTCCTGATGGTTGGATGGGATTAGATGTTGGACCAGAAACATCTAAAAAGTTTGCAGAAGTTTTAGCGAATTCTAACACCATTTTATGGAACGGACCTTTAGGAGTTTTTGAAATGGAAAACTTTGCAAAAGGAACAATTGAACTAGGAAATGCAATTGACGCAGCAACTAAAAACGGAGCGTTCTCTTTAGTTGGAGGAGGAGATTCCGTAGCAGCGGTAAAACAATTTGGATTTGCAGATAAAGTAAGTTATGTGTCAACAGGTGGAGGAGCAATGTTAGAAAGCTTAGAGGGGAAAACCTTACCAGGAATTGATGCTATTCTAAACTAA
- a CDS encoding aldo/keto reductase, with product MKYTTLPNTDVKVSKICLGTMTWGNQNTEAEGFEQMDYALEQGVNFFDTAELYSVPATPETYGATEKIIGNWFKKTGNRDKVVLASKIAGGGAYTAHIRSGGLTGQNIIEAVEGSLKRLQTDYIDLYQLHWPNRGVNCFGVRDYPYKTSTKEAEDHIEILETLQELIKQGKIKHVGLSNETPWGTMKYLQAAEQKGLPRMATIQNSYSLIHRGYEYGMSEVSMRENIGLLAYSPLAQGVLSGKYLDGGQPKGARGTLFPRFIARYMGDGSQEAVRAYLAIAEKHGLTLSELSLAYINQLPFVTSNIIGATKMDQLKENIGSINIDLSEEILEEIEAVHAARPNPAP from the coding sequence ATGAAATATACAACGTTACCAAATACTGATGTAAAAGTTTCTAAAATATGTTTAGGAACTATGACATGGGGAAATCAAAATACAGAAGCAGAAGGTTTCGAACAAATGGATTACGCTTTAGAACAAGGTGTAAACTTTTTTGATACAGCAGAATTATATTCTGTTCCTGCAACACCAGAAACATATGGTGCAACAGAAAAAATTATTGGAAACTGGTTTAAGAAAACTGGAAATAGAGATAAAGTAGTTTTAGCTTCTAAAATTGCTGGAGGTGGAGCGTATACTGCTCATATCCGATCAGGAGGATTGACAGGTCAAAATATTATTGAAGCTGTTGAAGGAAGTTTAAAACGTTTACAAACAGATTATATCGATTTATATCAATTACACTGGCCAAACAGAGGTGTAAATTGTTTCGGTGTAAGAGACTATCCATATAAAACTTCAACAAAAGAAGCAGAAGATCATATTGAGATTTTAGAAACACTTCAGGAATTAATTAAACAAGGAAAGATAAAACACGTTGGATTATCAAATGAAACTCCTTGGGGAACAATGAAGTATTTGCAAGCTGCTGAACAAAAAGGATTACCAAGAATGGCAACAATCCAAAATTCATATTCATTAATCCACCGTGGTTATGAATATGGAATGTCAGAAGTTTCAATGCGTGAAAATATTGGATTATTAGCCTATTCTCCATTAGCACAGGGAGTACTTTCTGGAAAGTATTTAGATGGAGGTCAGCCAAAAGGAGCAAGAGGAACATTATTCCCTCGTTTTATTGCTCGTTATATGGGCGACGGATCTCAAGAAGCAGTTCGAGCATATTTAGCAATTGCAGAGAAACATGGATTGACGTTGTCTGAATTATCATTAGCATATATCAATCAATTACCATTTGTAACAAGTAACATTATTGGTGCTACAAAAATGGATCAATTAAAGGAGAATATCGGTTCTATTAACATCGATTTATCTGAAGAGATTTTAGAAGAAATTGAAGCTGTACATGCAGCAAGACCGAATCCTGCGCCGTAG
- a CDS encoding c-type cytochrome, with product MVVFITIMMMLFYSYLFPSSEEKETAWCGVVDTVNEISKDKREGRRLFNANCAACHKLDKNSTGPALRNINLDSLSLQKYLNSEQHRQRFPQFTTEQLNEILKYTKD from the coding sequence ATGGTAGTCTTTATAACTATCATGATGATGCTTTTTTATTCTTATTTATTTCCTTCATCAGAAGAGAAAGAAACTGCATGGTGTGGTGTTGTAGACACAGTAAATGAAATTAGTAAAGATAAAAGAGAAGGAAGAAGGCTTTTTAATGCAAATTGTGCTGCTTGTCATAAATTAGACAAAAATTCTACTGGGCCTGCATTGAGAAATATAAATTTAGATTCACTTTCTTTACAGAAGTATTTAAACTCTGAGCAGCATAGACAGAGGTTTCCACAGTTTACGACGGAACAGCTAAATGAAATTTTAAAATATACTAAGGACTAA